CCCCGCGGAGCTTCATATCGGCCTATGCCTTCGCCGGCGGGAAGGTCCCTTATTTCAGTGCAGATGTTTCCTTCTTCCATTTTTTTCAGGTGGTCAAAACACTGATTTATTATTTTGACCGATTCATACATTTCAAGGACCCTGCATACGGCTTTATCAAAGACATCGCCGTTTTCCAGTACTATCATATCCCAGTCCACGAGCCCGTAGGCGCTGTTTGCGATATCAATTTTCCTTATATCCTGTCTGATCCCGCTTGCTCTGGCAGTAGGCCCTGTCACGCAGTATCTGATAGCGTCTTCCTTGGAGAGGACCCCGACATTTTTAGTTCTTGCGTGTATGACGGGGTCATCCAGTACCGCGCCCTTGAACATATCTATTTTTGATACGATCGTTTTTAAATTAGCTTTCATATCGTCTATTTCAGAATTTAAGATATCCCGTCTGACGCCGCCGGCTTTCATCATTGCGTAATGGTTGCGGTTTCCTGATATCTGCTCGCAGAGATCAAGGACTGTTTCCCTGTATTTCCAGGCCCACATCCATACGGTGTTATATCCGAGAAAATGCCCAGCCAGCCCCAGCCAAAGCAGATGAGAATGGACCCTTTCAAGTTCCGCTATAACGCATCTGATGTATTTTGCCCTTTCAGGAATTTCTATGCCTGCAAGGTCCTCAACGGCAAGCACATAGGCGAAAGGATGGGAGCAGGAGCATATCCCGCATATCCTCTCCACAAGAAAAGTGACCTGATCCCAGTGTTTACCCTCTGAGATCTTTTCTATCGATCTGTGATTATATCCCAGGTTTATGTTCAGGGAAACCACTTTTTCCCCCCTGACTTTCAGTTCAAAAAACTCGGGTTCTTCCTGAAGAGGGTGGTAGGGCCCTATCGGGATTATGGTACATTGTTTATCTCCGTCCTCATCATCGATCTTTATGTTTGGCCTGCGCAGAGATTCTTCATCCTCTTCCGATAGTTCTTCCTTCCTGCCGTATGCATAATCTTTCCGCAGAGGATATACGCCTTCCGGCCACGCAGGGTCAAGAAGAAGCCGCTGGAGGTTATCATTACCCGTAAAAGTTATGCCGAACAATTCATGGATCTCCCTCTCTATCCACTTGGAGGCCGTTATGATATCGCTTATGGTCGGGATCGCGCCGCCGTCCCGGTCAGTGGCTACGCGGAGTGAAAAAATCACCCCTGTGGTATCATCCGAGAAATGGTACAGCACTTCCATATTTTTTATGTTATCCAGAGCCGTCGCGATATTAAACCGCAGTCCCAGCTCGGTAAAAATAACCGCCGCGGAATCCCGGAGATGTTCTTTTTTTATTTCAATGTAATGGCGTTTAGGATTTTTTTCCTGCCAATTGACAATCTTTTCTCCCAGTAATTTTTTAATCTTATCTTTCATTTTTACTATTCATTATCCTCTTTTTTATATTTCCCCTCTCAGTTTTTTTATAACTTTAACAATCCCGTCTATTATCGCTTCCGGTCTCGGCGGGCAGCCGGGAATATAGGCATTTACGGGAATAATTTCGTCCACCGGTACAGTTCTCATACAGGAATCTTTGAACATTCCCTGCGATGATGCGCAGGATCCGAAAGCTATCACGGCTAAGGGTTGGGGCGCCATGGCGTAGATATCCTTTAGCATAGGGGCGCTTTTACGGGTAACGATACCCGAGACCAGCATTGCGTCCGCGTGTTTTATGGAACCTATGAGCTTTATACCGAACCTTTCAGCGTCAAAACGGGGCGTGAGCACGTCAAGTATCTCTATGTCGCAGTTATTGCACGCCGCCGACGCAAAATGGAACACCCATATAGACTTGGTTAAAATATTGAGTTTATTTATAACGGGCATCTTGGCTTTTCCTGATCTGCATTTTCCATTTTTTTAAATTTTGAAATTTCATATTTCTTTTCATGTTAATAACCTAAAGTTGCCAGGATTATAGCAATTAATCCGGCCGGCAACAAAAAAAACCAGAACAGCCGCAGGCACTGAGTTATCTTC
This portion of the Candidatus Omnitrophota bacterium genome encodes:
- the nuoB gene encoding NADH-quinone oxidoreductase subunit NuoB, translated to MPVINKLNILTKSIWVFHFASAACNNCDIEILDVLTPRFDAERFGIKLIGSIKHADAMLVSGIVTRKSAPMLKDIYAMAPQPLAVIAFGSCASSQGMFKDSCMRTVPVDEIIPVNAYIPGCPPRPEAIIDGIVKVIKKLRGEI